The sequence below is a genomic window from Flagellimonas marinaquae.
ACGTATTGAAGGGGTTGGAAATGTTACCGTGTTCGGTTCCAAGGATTACTCCATGCGTATTTGGTTGGACCCAGAAAAGATGTCCGCATTTAACCTGATGCCATCCGACATTCAAGCAGCATTGCAAGAGCAAAACCTAGAGGCGGCAACTGGTAAGATCGGCGAAAATGCCGACGGTGTATATGAGTATGTCCTAAAATACAAAGGACGGTTAGCAGAAGAAGCAGAATATGAGAACATAATTATAAGAGCCGAGGAAAATGGCCAGTTTTTACGCCTGAAGGATGTAGCTGAAATAGAACTTGGCGCTTTTAACTACGGAACCAAGAACGAAGGTATGGGCAACCCCGGAACTGCAGTGGGTATTTTCCAAACTTCGGGATCCAACGCCAACGAGATCATTGAAAACATCGAGGCCATTTTGGAAGAATCAAAAGCTAACTTCCCAAAAGGCTTGGATTATGTTATCCCGTTCAATTCAAAAGACTTCCTTGATGCTTCCATAGACCATGTAGTGCAAACCTTGGTAGAAGCATTTATTTTAGTGTTTATTGTGGTTTTCCTGTTCCTTCAGGACTTTAGATCGACATTAATTCCTGCGATCGCCGTTCCCGTGGCCATTGTAGGTACCTTTTTCTTTCTACAGTTGTTCGGGTACTCCATAAACATGCTTACCCTATTTGCCATGATCCTAGCCATTGGTATTGTGGTGGATGATGCCATTGTAGTGGTGGAGGCGGTACACGCCAAAATGGAAGAAGGTGCACAAAATGCAAAAGTGGCCACCAAAACGGCTATGTCCGAGATTTCCGGAGCCATTATCTCCATCACCTTGGTAATGTCCGCCGTATTTATCCCGGTATCCTTTATAGGTGGGTCTTCCGGTGTGTTTTATCAACAGTTCGGTATTACCTTGGCCGTTGCCATTTTAATTTCTGCCATAAATGCCTTAACACTGAGTCCTGCACTAGCGGCCCTGTTTTTAAAACCGCACGACCATGAAAAAGGTAAAAAATCAAACTTAATTGCCCGTTTCTTCAAAGCTTTCAATATTGGTTTTACGGCAATGACCAATAAGTATACCAACACCATTGGTACGTTGGTCAAAAGAAAGTGGGTAACCTTGGCTCTTTTAGTAGGCACAGGTATAGTCGTATTTTTCCTCTTCAGGACCACGCCTTCCGGGTTTATCCCCAACGAGGACAAAGGAATCATCTTTGCAGATGTTACCATGCCGCCCGGAACAACTTTGGAGGAAACCCAAAAAACGGTTAAGAAACTGGATTCCATATACGAATCCATGGGAATTATTAAAGCCCGTATGAACATAACCGGTTTTAGTATCCTAAACAGTGTTAACGGTGGTTCCTACGGATTCTCCGTAATTCGATTACAAGATTGGGAAAACAGAACAGAACCTTCACAAACCGTTGAGGCTACCATTGGGCAATTATTTGCAAAAACAGCAGGATTAAAAGATGCTCGTATTTTCTTCTTTACCCCGCCAGCGGTAAGGGGATTCGGTAACTCGGCCGGTTTTGAACTAAACTTACAGAACACCGATGCAGAAGATTGGCAATCCATAGGTAAAACTACCAACGAGTTTTTAGCTGCCTTGAATGCAAGACCGGAAGTCCAGTATGCCATCACTTCGTTCAACCCAAATTTTCCTCAGTATGAGTTACAGGTGGACGTAGAAAAAACCAAGTTGGCAGGTTTGGCCGTTACCGATATATTCAATGCAATGCAAGGCTATTATGGGGGACTGTACACCACAGACTTTAATAAGTTCGGTAAACAGTATCGAGTAATGATCCAGGCCAGGCCGGAAGACAGGGCGGACGAAAAGAGCCTTAACCACATATTTGTCAGCAATGCAACCGGTGAATCTGTTCCCGTATCTCAATTTGTTTCCTTAAAGAAAATATACGGCCCCGAGATTGTAAGCAGGTTCAACCTTTTGAACTCGGTTAAAGTCAATGGTGCCATGAACCCTGGTTACAGTACCGGTGATGCGATTACCGCAATTGAAGAAGTTGCCGCACAAGTATTGCCCAACAACTATACTTTCGAGTATTCCGGCCTTACCAAAGAGGAAAACAGTGCGGGCAGCCAGACCATAATCATCTTTATTTTGAGCTTGGTGTTCGTGTACTTCTTATTGAGTGCTCAGTACGAAAGTTATATTTTGCCGCTTTCCATATTGCTATCGTTGCCATTTGGTATTGCAGGAGCCATTTTATTTGTGAATTTGGCCGGTTTGGAAAACAATATTTATTTCCAGATTGCACTGATCATGCTCATTGGACTCTTGGCCAAAAATGCCATTTTGATCGTAGAATTTGCCCTGCAAAGAAGAAAGTCGGGATTATCGCTTTATGATGCCGCCGCCGAAGGGGCCAGAGCAAGGTTACGTCCAATCTTAATGACCTCCTTTGCATTCATCTTTGGTCTGTTGCCATTGGCACTATCTTCAGGAATTGGTGCCATCGGAAACCGTTCAATCGGTGTAAGTGCAGTAGGTGGCATGCTTGTGGGAACCATTCTGGGCGTATTTGTGATTCCTGTCCTATTTGTAATATTCCAAGCCATACAGGAGCGTTTTTCAGGCAAGCCCGAAGCATCTCAAAATCAGAACAATGCCTAATCATCCTTTGAACCAACAAAGATTATAATCCATGAAAATTAAACCTTCATATAAATTGTTTTTGCTACTTGCAGTACCTCTGCTATTGCAATCTTGTTTTGTGGCAAAAAACTACAGTAGACCAGAACTTGAGACCGAAAGTCTTTACAGGACCGACAATTTGCCACAGGATAGCATCTCAATGGCAGATGTTTCTTGGAGAGATCTGTTCAAGGACAAACAGCTTGCGGCTTATATTGAGCAAGGATTGGAAAATAATATTGATATCCGAATTGCGCTACAAAATGTTGTGGCCGCAGAAGCTTATGTAAAACAGGGCAAGGCCGGTTATTACCCAACCCTGTCCGGCACAACAAGCTTTACTAGGACAAAAAACTCCGAGAACAGTCAGTTTGGAAGTTTTTTTACCAGACCTCTGGAGCAGTACGAACTCTCGGGCACCCTTTCTTGGGAGGCCGATGTTTGGGGTAAAATCAGAAGTAACAAACGGGCTGCCGGGGCATCTTACTTACAAAGTGTTTCTGCCCACCAAGCTGTAAAGACCAATTTAATTGCGGGAATTGCGACCTCGTATTTCCAACTTATGGCCTTGGACAAACAATTGGAAGTGGCCAAACAGACTTTGGACGCCCGAAAAAAGAGCCTGGAGACCACCATGGCCCTAAAAGATGCAGGACAGGTTACGGAAGTCGCCGTAAAGCAAACCAAAGCTCAAGTACACACCACCGAGATCATTGTGATCGACTTGGAGAACAACATTAAATTGTTGGAAAATGCTTTTAGCATTCTTTTGGGCGAAGGACCGCAAAAAATTGAAAGAGGCAATTTGGACAATCAATCCATCGATACAGATCTAAGTACCGGGGTCCCATACCTGTTACTTGCCAATCGACCAGATGTGATGCAGGCGGAATACGGTCTTATCAATGCTTTTGAACTTACCAATGTAGCCAAGAGCAGTCTTTATCCTTCGTTAAGCCTATCCGCTACCGGTGGTTTTCAGAGTTTGGAGTTTGATAATTGGTTGGATGCCAGTTCGCTATTTTCAAATCTTGTAGGCTCGTTGACCCAGCCGATCTTTAATGGCAGAAAACTACGTACCCAAATGGAAGTGGCCAAAGCACAACAAGAACAAGCTTTGCTTGCTTACAAACAAGCCCTGTTAACGGCCGGAAGAGAGGTCAGTGATGCCCTATATACCTATAATGCGGAAAGCCAAAAGTTGGATGCACGGGCCAAAGAACTCGAAGCATACGCAACGGCCGAAACTTATTCCGAAGAATTGTTGAACAATGGTTTGGCCAATTATTTAGAAGTGTTGACCGCAAGACAAAATGCATTGAACTCCGAACTCAACTATGTTGATTCACAATATGCACAGTTAAGTGCTATTGTGGAATTGTACAGGGCACTGGGCGGAGGCTGGAAATAGTTTATTTTGAGTGATAAAATCGAAATATTGGCCCACGCTATCGAGAACTTTACCAAATTTGGGAGTAAACGATTCTCTATGGATGAATTGGCCTCCGAGCTAGGAATTTCGAAAAAAACACTCTACAAGCATTTTAGCAGTAAGGAAAAGCTGGTCTCTGAAAGCTTAGCGTATTTTTTGAATGATATCCGTACAGACATTCAAAAATACATATCAGAAAACCC
It includes:
- a CDS encoding efflux RND transporter permease subunit, which translates into the protein MFQRFIDRPVLSTVISIIIVILGLLGLSSLAVEEYPEIAPPTVQVTSTYTGANAETVLKSVVVPLEEQINGVEDMLYMTSNASNDGNATINVFFKLGTNPDIAAVNVQNRVARANSVLPQAVVQTGVITQKSQTSALMFFSLFSENENYDATFVENYARINIVPKLQRIEGVGNVTVFGSKDYSMRIWLDPEKMSAFNLMPSDIQAALQEQNLEAATGKIGENADGVYEYVLKYKGRLAEEAEYENIIIRAEENGQFLRLKDVAEIELGAFNYGTKNEGMGNPGTAVGIFQTSGSNANEIIENIEAILEESKANFPKGLDYVIPFNSKDFLDASIDHVVQTLVEAFILVFIVVFLFLQDFRSTLIPAIAVPVAIVGTFFFLQLFGYSINMLTLFAMILAIGIVVDDAIVVVEAVHAKMEEGAQNAKVATKTAMSEISGAIISITLVMSAVFIPVSFIGGSSGVFYQQFGITLAVAILISAINALTLSPALAALFLKPHDHEKGKKSNLIARFFKAFNIGFTAMTNKYTNTIGTLVKRKWVTLALLVGTGIVVFFLFRTTPSGFIPNEDKGIIFADVTMPPGTTLEETQKTVKKLDSIYESMGIIKARMNITGFSILNSVNGGSYGFSVIRLQDWENRTEPSQTVEATIGQLFAKTAGLKDARIFFFTPPAVRGFGNSAGFELNLQNTDAEDWQSIGKTTNEFLAALNARPEVQYAITSFNPNFPQYELQVDVEKTKLAGLAVTDIFNAMQGYYGGLYTTDFNKFGKQYRVMIQARPEDRADEKSLNHIFVSNATGESVPVSQFVSLKKIYGPEIVSRFNLLNSVKVNGAMNPGYSTGDAITAIEEVAAQVLPNNYTFEYSGLTKEENSAGSQTIIIFILSLVFVYFLLSAQYESYILPLSILLSLPFGIAGAILFVNLAGLENNIYFQIALIMLIGLLAKNAILIVEFALQRRKSGLSLYDAAAEGARARLRPILMTSFAFIFGLLPLALSSGIGAIGNRSIGVSAVGGMLVGTILGVFVIPVLFVIFQAIQERFSGKPEASQNQNNA
- a CDS encoding efflux transporter outer membrane subunit; the protein is MKIKPSYKLFLLLAVPLLLQSCFVAKNYSRPELETESLYRTDNLPQDSISMADVSWRDLFKDKQLAAYIEQGLENNIDIRIALQNVVAAEAYVKQGKAGYYPTLSGTTSFTRTKNSENSQFGSFFTRPLEQYELSGTLSWEADVWGKIRSNKRAAGASYLQSVSAHQAVKTNLIAGIATSYFQLMALDKQLEVAKQTLDARKKSLETTMALKDAGQVTEVAVKQTKAQVHTTEIIVIDLENNIKLLENAFSILLGEGPQKIERGNLDNQSIDTDLSTGVPYLLLANRPDVMQAEYGLINAFELTNVAKSSLYPSLSLSATGGFQSLEFDNWLDASSLFSNLVGSLTQPIFNGRKLRTQMEVAKAQQEQALLAYKQALLTAGREVSDALYTYNAESQKLDARAKELEAYATAETYSEELLNNGLANYLEVLTARQNALNSELNYVDSQYAQLSAIVELYRALGGGWK